In Juglans regia cultivar Chandler chromosome 13, Walnut 2.0, whole genome shotgun sequence, the following proteins share a genomic window:
- the LOC109012998 gene encoding mitochondrial uncoupling protein 3 — MSFFFQKQRIVDNLGALHLFCVHLRGGGTMKASQGQEHEPALIKILLTSLSAMVAETTTFPIDLTKTRLQLQGESLSSSTRPTNGFRVASEIVREQGPLGLYKGLSPAILRHLFYTPIRILGYEHFRNVVSADAGSLSLSAKALVGGISGVMAQVVASPADLVKVRMQADGRMVSQGFQPRYSGPFDALNKIMRTEGFKGLWKGVFPNVQRAFLVNTGELACYDHAKRFVIQNRIARDNIFAHTLASIMSGLSATALSCPADVVKTRMMNQAAGKEGKIMYTSSYDCLVKTVRIEGLRALWKGFFPTWARLGPWQFVFWVSYEKLRQISGLSSF, encoded by the exons ATGTCgtttttcttccaaaaacaGAGGATAGTCGATAACCTCGGTGCGCTGCATCTCTTTTGTGTACATCTGCGGGGCGGGGGAACGATGAAAGCGAGCCAAGGGCAGGAACATGAGCCGGCCCTCATCAAGATCTTGCTGACTTCACTCTCGGCCATGGTGGCCGAGACCACTACCTTCCCTATAGATCTGACCAAGACCAGGCTTCAGCTCCAAGGCGAGTCGCTCTCCTCCTCGACTCGCCCAACCAACGGGTTCCGGGTCGCCTCGGAGATTGTCCGCGAGCAAGGTCCTCTGGGGCTCTACAAGGGCCTCTCCCCGGCTATTCTCAGGCACCTCTTCTACACGCCCATCCGGATCTTAGGCTACGAGCACTTCAGGAATGTCGTCAGTGCTGATGCTGGATCACTTTCTCTATCCGCAAAGGCTCTCGTCGGCGGCATCTCCGGTGTCATGGCTCAG GTGGTGGCAAGCCCTGCCGACCTTGTTAAGGTGCGGATGCAAGCAGATGGTCGTATGGTGAGCCAAGGTTTCCAACCTAGATACTCAGGGCCTTTTGATGCTTTAAACAAGATTATGCGCACCGAGGGCTTTAAAGGACTTTGGAAAGGAGTTTTCCCTAACGTACAAAGAGCATTTTTGGTGAATACGGGAGAACTAGCATGCTATGATCATGCTAAACGCTTTGTTATTCAAAATCGGATAGCTCGTGACAATATCTTTGCCCACACTCTTGCCTCTATTATGTCAGGTCTTTCGGCAACTGCTTTGAGTTGTCCAGCTGATGTAGTAAAGACAAGAATGATGAACCAGGCGGCAGGCAAGGAAGGGAAGATTATGTATACAAGCTCTTACGATTGTTTGGTGAAGACTGTTAGAATTGAAGGACTAAGAGCACTATGGAAGGGGTTCTTTCCAACATGGGCAAGGCTTGGTCCATGGCAATTTGTGTTTTGGGTCTCTTATGAGAAACTTCGACAAATTTCGGGGCTATCTTCCTTCTGA